The Vallitalea longa genome includes a window with the following:
- a CDS encoding AzlC family ABC transporter permease, translating to MRKLKEYVATRDYNESQHKYITNNEFYDGLKKGMPIALGYVPVSFTFGLMAVTGGLPIWLTIFISLSNLTSAGQFAGTGLIIAGASYLEIGVTTFVINIRYMLMSLALSQKIKKPMSIFKRCLISFGITDETFTLAAMEKGNISFLYMLGLITGPFLGWGLGTALGAMSCSVLSESVQNSMGIALYAMFIALIVPESKKSKPALMVVAIAVTVNCILTWIPIFVNISSGWRIIIATIIASSIGALLFPKEED from the coding sequence GTGAGAAAACTGAAAGAATACGTAGCGACAAGAGATTACAATGAATCACAACATAAATATATAACCAATAATGAGTTTTATGATGGATTGAAGAAAGGAATGCCCATAGCATTAGGCTATGTACCTGTTTCTTTTACTTTTGGGTTAATGGCTGTAACAGGTGGATTACCTATATGGTTGACTATTTTCATTTCATTATCGAACCTTACTTCAGCTGGACAATTTGCTGGAACTGGACTAATTATAGCAGGAGCATCTTATCTGGAAATTGGAGTAACTACATTTGTTATTAATATTCGTTATATGCTTATGTCATTAGCTTTATCACAAAAAATTAAAAAACCTATGAGTATTTTTAAGAGGTGCTTGATATCTTTTGGAATTACAGATGAAACATTTACTTTAGCGGCAATGGAAAAAGGGAATATATCTTTCCTTTATATGTTAGGTCTTATAACGGGACCATTTCTTGGATGGGGACTAGGAACTGCACTTGGAGCAATGTCATGTTCTGTTCTGTCCGAAAGTGTACAGAACTCTATGGGTATCGCATTATATGCCATGTTTATAGCTCTCATAGTTCCTGAATCCAAGAAATCAAAACCTGCTCTGATGGTTGTTGCTATAGCTGTAACTGTCAACTGCATTTTGACATGGATTCCAATTTTCGTCAACATATCTTCTGGATGGAGAATCATTATAGCAACAATAATAGCGTCATCCATTGGTGCACTTTTGTTTCCAAAGGAGGAGGATTAG
- a CDS encoding AzlD domain-containing protein, producing the protein MTITNQFIAVLIMAVVTYIPRVAPLVIFKRKIKSKFLCSFLSYVPYAVLGAMTFPSILYSTKHIYSAVAGLLTALVVAYFDKSLIKVAVSAILTVYIFELLI; encoded by the coding sequence ATGACAATTACCAATCAATTTATTGCAGTACTTATTATGGCAGTGGTTACATATATTCCGAGAGTAGCACCATTAGTTATTTTTAAACGTAAAATCAAGTCAAAGTTCCTTTGTTCTTTTTTAAGTTATGTACCATATGCGGTATTGGGAGCTATGACATTTCCTAGCATACTTTATTCAACTAAACACATATATTCTGCGGTAGCAGGACTTTTAACTGCATTAGTCGTAGCATATTTTGATAAAAGCTTAATAAAAGTGGCTGTAAGTGCTATTCTAACTGTATATATATTTGAATTGCTTATATAG
- a CDS encoding GNAT family N-acetyltransferase translates to MNGEKIFMGEIRFIKNYKDNDFQRLSFNELAKETFGVDFEPWYEKKFWDDKYIPYSFVDGDKVISNVSVNEMSIIIEGQELSVIQIGTVMTHKDYRNKGFARRLMKHVDDDYKNKADFIFLFGNDHANEFYKKCGYSPLEENSFVTYYTYNNDKKNSELRKLSMSDKMDMNIIRRLSKTRTYISNDFGIRNTQGLLLFYMLYVFTDDIYYLEEDDMIVIYSIEDNVLQIYDILSNKNIDLEKVLLHIATKNVTKVIFNFTPDLTMKDLQINKLEENDTTLFVKNFNNNITKPFRFPELAHA, encoded by the coding sequence ATGAATGGAGAAAAGATTTTTATGGGAGAAATAAGATTCATAAAGAACTATAAAGATAATGATTTTCAAAGATTAAGTTTTAATGAACTTGCAAAAGAAACATTTGGTGTTGATTTTGAACCTTGGTATGAAAAAAAGTTCTGGGATGATAAATATATTCCTTATTCTTTTGTAGATGGAGACAAAGTTATTTCCAATGTCTCGGTTAATGAGATGTCAATAATAATTGAAGGTCAAGAGTTAAGTGTCATTCAGATTGGAACGGTAATGACACATAAAGATTACAGAAATAAAGGGTTTGCTAGAAGATTAATGAAACACGTTGATGATGATTACAAGAATAAAGCTGATTTCATATTTTTATTTGGTAATGATCATGCTAATGAATTCTATAAAAAATGTGGTTATAGCCCTCTTGAAGAAAACTCGTTTGTTACCTATTATACATATAATAATGACAAAAAGAATTCTGAGTTAAGAAAATTGAGTATGTCAGATAAGATGGATATGAATATCATTAGAAGATTATCTAAAACTAGAACATACATATCAAATGACTTTGGTATAAGAAATACACAAGGGCTGTTACTTTTCTATATGCTATATGTTTTTACTGATGATATATATTATCTTGAAGAAGATGATATGATTGTAATATATAGTATAGAAGATAATGTATTACAGATATATGATATCTTAAGTAATAAAAATATAGATTTAGAAAAGGTGCTTCTTCATATAGCTACTAAAAATGTTACAAAAGTTATTTTTAATTTCACACCAGATCTGACAATGAAAGACTTACAGATAAATAAATTAGAAGAGAATGATACGACATTATTTGTTAAGAATTTCAACAATAATATAACTAAACCTTTTAGATTTCCAGAATTAGCACATGCCTAA
- a CDS encoding DUF5698 domain-containing protein — translation MTQELILTLVGLFIITSLTNILATLKTILISKKIMNPVYILVFIDAIIFASVLTKVTSSGGFHYTIAYAFGRTFGVFIGGKIEERLALGIIEVDLFLSNKDKMIKVAEKLRREGYTVNNFLARGMHGDRRHKVEIVMKRNEFKILEKILDEYEVKNPTLKIKNLSKVEGKITTTNVHA, via the coding sequence ATGACACAAGAACTCATATTGACTTTAGTTGGATTATTCATAATCACCTCTCTTACTAATATTTTAGCTACACTTAAAACAATATTGATTTCAAAAAAAATCATGAACCCAGTATACATTTTAGTATTTATAGATGCAATTATTTTTGCATCAGTACTTACGAAGGTTACTAGTTCAGGTGGATTTCATTATACAATAGCATATGCATTTGGTAGAACATTTGGTGTGTTTATAGGTGGAAAGATTGAGGAGCGTTTGGCTCTAGGAATTATTGAAGTGGATTTATTTTTAAGTAACAAAGACAAGATGATTAAAGTCGCAGAAAAGCTTAGAAGAGAAGGATATACAGTTAATAATTTCCTTGCTCGTGGCATGCATGGCGATAGAAGACATAAGGTTGAAATAGTAATGAAGAGGAATGAATTTAAAATTCTAGAAAAGATATTAGATGAATATGAAGTAAAAAATCCTACACTTAAGATTAAAAATCTTAGTAAAGTAGAAGGTAAGATAACAACTACAAATGTTCATGCGTAA
- the asd gene encoding aspartate-semialdehyde dehydrogenase produces MESKLRVGIIGATGMVGQRFITLLHEHPWYDIACLAASPRSAGKTYDEAVKGRWAQAIDIPEKVANMTMKDASNVEEISSMVDFVFCAVDMDKKSIRELEEKYAKVEIPVVSNNSANRWTEDVPMVIPEINDEHLKIIDVQRKRLGTKRGFIAVKPNCSIQSYVPVINALKKYKPTEVNVCTYQAISGAGKTFKSWPEMVDNVIPYIGGEEEKSEQEPMKIWGTIENDKIVASTKPVISAQCIRVAAADGHLAAVSVNFEEKPEVEEVIEIINNYSGRPQELKLPSAPKQFMKYMEEDNRPQTKIDRNYENGMGVTVGRFREDNLYDYKFVCLAHNTLRGAAGGAVLIAELLTAEGYITKK; encoded by the coding sequence ATGGAAAGTAAATTACGTGTTGGTATAATCGGTGCTACTGGTATGGTAGGTCAGAGATTCATTACATTATTACATGAACATCCTTGGTATGACATAGCATGTCTAGCAGCAAGTCCAAGATCAGCTGGTAAAACATATGATGAAGCAGTAAAAGGGCGTTGGGCGCAAGCAATAGATATTCCAGAAAAAGTTGCAAATATGACTATGAAAGATGCATCTAATGTTGAAGAAATAAGTAGCATGGTTGATTTTGTTTTTTGTGCTGTAGACATGGATAAAAAATCAATACGTGAATTAGAAGAAAAATATGCGAAGGTTGAAATACCTGTTGTATCTAATAATTCAGCTAATCGTTGGACAGAAGATGTACCGATGGTGATACCTGAGATAAATGATGAACATCTAAAGATTATAGATGTCCAAAGAAAACGTCTTGGAACAAAAAGAGGATTTATAGCAGTGAAACCTAACTGTTCAATCCAGAGTTATGTACCTGTTATTAATGCACTTAAGAAGTATAAACCAACAGAAGTTAATGTATGTACTTACCAAGCTATATCAGGAGCAGGAAAAACATTTAAGAGTTGGCCTGAAATGGTTGATAATGTAATACCTTATATCGGTGGAGAAGAAGAAAAAAGTGAACAGGAACCAATGAAGATCTGGGGTACAATTGAAAATGATAAAATCGTAGCATCAACTAAACCAGTAATATCTGCACAATGTATAAGAGTTGCAGCAGCGGACGGACATTTGGCAGCTGTATCAGTTAATTTTGAAGAAAAACCTGAGGTTGAAGAAGTTATTGAAATAATTAATAATTATTCAGGAAGACCACAAGAATTGAAACTTCCATCTGCACCAAAACAATTTATGAAATACATGGAAGAGGATAATCGTCCACAAACAAAAATTGACCGTAACTATGAAAATGGAATGGGCGTAACAGTAGGTAGATTCAGAGAAGATAATTTATATGATTACAAATTCGTATGTTTAGCTCATAATACTTTAAGAGGTGCAGCTGGTGGAGCAGTTTTGATTGCGGAGTTATTGACAGCTGAAGGATATATTACTAAGAAATAG
- a CDS encoding SIMPL domain-containing protein, which yields MIPELYYHRRPVYYTEKVNKSDNRLITVVGIGRVDVEPDTAIIKIGVITKDPNVATSQDENKKIMDQVIRGLLDDGVSQTDIKTIQYTVVPQYDYIEGKQDFRGYEVRHVIEVTVTDLSSVGMIMENAVRNGVNYQQGLNFTVDEPEKYYEDALELSIINAQDKAENIGMTLNADINPRPVKVIEKTSRDQMKPYESAVYKDGGIPVQSGKLTIVAMVEATFEY from the coding sequence ATGATACCAGAATTGTACTATCACAGACGTCCTGTTTATTACACCGAAAAAGTTAATAAATCTGATAACAGATTGATAACTGTAGTAGGTATTGGTAGAGTAGATGTTGAGCCAGATACCGCTATTATTAAGATTGGTGTTATTACGAAAGATCCAAATGTAGCAACATCCCAAGATGAAAATAAGAAAATTATGGACCAGGTTATTAGAGGACTTCTAGATGATGGAGTAAGTCAAACAGATATTAAGACTATCCAATACACTGTAGTACCTCAATATGATTATATTGAAGGTAAACAAGATTTTAGAGGTTATGAAGTAAGGCATGTAATAGAGGTTACAGTTACTGATCTAAGTTCAGTTGGAATGATTATGGAAAATGCAGTAAGAAACGGTGTTAATTATCAACAAGGACTTAACTTTACTGTTGATGAGCCAGAAAAATATTACGAAGATGCATTAGAATTATCAATTATCAATGCACAAGATAAGGCAGAAAATATAGGAATGACACTTAATGCTGATATTAATCCACGACCGGTAAAAGTTATTGAAAAAACTAGTAGAGATCAAATGAAACCTTATGAATCCGCTGTATATAAAGATGGCGGTATACCTGTTCAATCAGGTAAACTTACCATTGTAGCTATGGTAGAAGCTACGTTTGAATATTAA
- a CDS encoding PadR family transcriptional regulator — protein MQNSISKRLFQGFICLHILHHAQEEPIYGSWMLEELSKHGYKLSPGTLYPLLHNLEKDGLINHYNEKVKGKIRKYYRITEEGKMELKETKKYLIELIAELGIVEEE, from the coding sequence ATGCAAAACAGTATAAGTAAAAGATTATTTCAAGGTTTTATATGTTTACACATATTACATCATGCCCAAGAAGAACCCATATATGGAAGTTGGATGCTAGAAGAACTATCAAAACATGGATATAAATTAAGTCCAGGAACATTATATCCGTTGTTACACAATCTTGAGAAAGATGGATTGATTAATCACTATAATGAAAAAGTCAAAGGTAAAATAAGAAAATATTACAGAATTACTGAAGAAGGTAAAATGGAATTAAAAGAAACAAAAAAATACCTGATAGAATTAATAGCAGAATTAGGAATTGTAGAGGAGGAATGA
- a CDS encoding ABC transporter ATP-binding protein: MFQFKDVKFKDILDLPSLSIEKNQITTLVGQSGSGKTTILRLLNKMISPTEGKILFKDKQLDEMDSVTHRRQVTMLSQTPIIFDGNIRDNLLIGLKYQNRDIPNDTTLQDILRKVQLNKKLEDDAQKISGGEKQRLSLARVLLLDSPIYLLDEPSSSLDNNTEELLIKMITEYVKDNNKTLIMVTHSNEMANKYSDTIIKINKGRYIEEGI; encoded by the coding sequence ATGTTCCAATTTAAAGATGTTAAATTCAAAGATATACTCGATTTGCCATCATTAAGCATTGAAAAAAATCAAATAACAACATTAGTTGGACAAAGCGGTAGTGGCAAAACTACAATACTTAGATTATTAAATAAAATGATTTCTCCAACTGAAGGTAAAATTCTATTTAAAGACAAGCAATTAGATGAGATGGATTCAGTAACACACCGTAGACAAGTAACAATGTTGTCCCAAACCCCAATAATATTTGATGGTAATATTAGAGATAATCTCTTGATAGGATTAAAATATCAAAATAGAGATATACCAAACGATACAACTTTACAGGATATTCTAAGAAAAGTTCAATTAAACAAAAAATTAGAAGATGACGCACAAAAAATATCGGGGGGTGAAAAACAAAGGCTATCTCTAGCCAGAGTGTTACTTCTTGATTCACCAATATATTTACTAGATGAACCTTCTTCATCGCTTGATAACAATACAGAAGAATTATTAATCAAAATGATAACAGAATACGTAAAAGACAACAACAAAACCCTTATAATGGTTACTCATTCCAATGAAATGGCCAACAAATATTCAGACACAATAATAAAAATCAACAAAGGCAGATATATAGAGGAGGGGATATAG
- a CDS encoding ABC transporter permease, with translation MEGIIDLSAIQVALAYVFVLFVLVIVKIRGISREKEIIISSIRMTLQLILTGYVLVYVFDNKNPFITILIIIIMESFAIYTVYKKFKGKLSSKLKKVIALAMSLGTLTCLAYFLFVVIRLPEWYDPRYFIPLAGMIIGNSMTGISLGINSLLDGMIARKSIIEEALILGATPQLASKNVINKAFDAAILPTINSMLGMGIVFLPGMMTGQILAGVVPTTAITYQIAIMLGIFGSVSLSVIILLQLGYKTFFNKENQLS, from the coding sequence ATGGAAGGAATCATAGACTTATCAGCAATACAGGTTGCATTAGCATATGTATTTGTGCTTTTCGTTCTTGTCATAGTAAAGATCAGAGGAATCAGTAGAGAAAAAGAAATAATCATATCATCTATAAGGATGACCCTACAGCTGATACTTACAGGGTATGTTCTAGTATATGTATTTGACAATAAAAATCCATTTATAACAATATTAATCATAATAATTATGGAATCTTTTGCAATTTACACTGTTTATAAAAAATTTAAAGGAAAGCTATCATCAAAATTGAAAAAAGTTATAGCACTTGCAATGAGTTTAGGTACATTAACATGCCTAGCATACTTCTTATTTGTAGTTATAAGGTTACCTGAATGGTATGATCCCAGATATTTTATTCCTCTAGCAGGTATGATTATAGGAAACTCCATGACAGGTATATCCTTGGGAATTAACTCGCTTCTAGATGGTATGATTGCCAGGAAATCTATAATAGAAGAAGCTCTCATCCTAGGTGCAACTCCACAACTAGCTTCTAAAAACGTAATAAACAAAGCCTTTGATGCAGCAATTCTCCCCACAATTAATTCCATGCTAGGAATGGGTATAGTATTTCTACCAGGAATGATGACAGGTCAAATCCTTGCTGGAGTAGTCCCTACCACAGCAATAACCTACCAAATAGCCATAATGCTAGGTATCTTCGGCTCCGTGTCACTATCAGTCATAATACTTCTTCAACTAGGATACAAAACATTCTTCAATAAAGAAAACCAACTGTCCTAA
- the tyrS gene encoding tyrosine--tRNA ligase produces MDTNVFDTLKERGYVYQLTHEEEIKKILNSSTPVTFYLGIDPTADSLHIGHFFALMMFRYLQDAGHKGILVIGGATALIGDPSGKSDMRKMLTKEQVAHNVEEVKKLASRFIKIDGDNPAIILSNAEWINPYSYIDFMRDIGIHFNVNTMLAADAYSKRLEEGGLTFLEMGYMLMQSYDFVHLNKEYGCTLQIGGSDQWGNIVSGTNLGRKLNFANNDERDIMFGLTCPLLMTREGKKMGKTESGTLWVARDKTTVFDFYQYFYNVNDDDTEMLLRLFTRVPLDEIIQLCKEDIRGAKRLMAYEITKLVHGKEEADKVLKTITEIFDKNKIASDMPNFDIDKKLIESGISINDLLFMCEFVGSKSEGRRLIKQGGISLNGDKIEDVDFVVGVGDIQDGCLILKRGKKNYLKVVVK; encoded by the coding sequence ATGGATACTAATGTTTTTGATACTTTGAAAGAAAGAGGATACGTTTACCAATTAACTCATGAAGAAGAAATTAAAAAAATACTAAATAGCTCTACTCCAGTTACCTTTTACTTAGGTATTGATCCTACTGCTGACAGTTTGCATATAGGACACTTTTTTGCTTTAATGATGTTTCGATACTTACAAGACGCTGGACATAAAGGTATTTTAGTTATTGGTGGTGCCACTGCATTAATTGGGGATCCAAGCGGTAAAAGTGATATGCGTAAAATGCTTACTAAAGAACAAGTGGCACATAACGTAGAAGAAGTCAAAAAACTCGCAAGCAGATTTATTAAAATTGATGGTGATAATCCTGCTATCATTCTTAGTAATGCAGAATGGATTAATCCTTATAGTTATATTGATTTCATGAGAGATATAGGTATTCACTTTAATGTTAATACTATGTTAGCTGCAGATGCTTATTCTAAAAGATTAGAAGAAGGCGGACTTACATTTTTAGAAATGGGTTACATGCTTATGCAATCATATGATTTTGTGCATCTTAACAAGGAATACGGATGTACTTTACAAATTGGTGGTAGCGACCAATGGGGAAATATTGTTTCTGGAACTAATTTAGGAAGAAAACTTAATTTTGCTAATAATGATGAAAGAGATATCATGTTCGGACTTACTTGTCCTCTTCTTATGACCAGAGAAGGTAAGAAAATGGGTAAAACAGAATCTGGTACGTTATGGGTAGCTAGAGATAAAACTACTGTTTTTGATTTTTACCAGTATTTCTACAATGTTAATGATGATGATACTGAGATGTTATTGCGTTTGTTTACTAGAGTTCCTCTAGATGAGATTATCCAACTATGTAAAGAAGATATTCGCGGTGCTAAGAGGTTAATGGCTTATGAGATAACTAAATTAGTTCATGGTAAGGAAGAGGCTGATAAGGTTCTTAAAACTATTACTGAAATTTTTGATAAGAACAAGATTGCTAGTGATATGCCTAATTTTGATATTGACAAAAAGTTAATAGAAAGTGGAATATCAATTAATGATTTATTGTTTATGTGTGAATTTGTTGGTTCTAAGTCAGAAGGAAGAAGATTGATTAAGCAAGGTGGAATTAGTTTGAATGGGGATAAAATTGAGGATGTTGATTTTGTTGTTGGAGTTGGTGATATTCAGGATGGGTGTCTGATTTTGAAGAGGGGGAAAAAGAATTATTTGAAGGTTGTAGTTAAGTAA
- a CDS encoding iron-containing alcohol dehydrogenase, protein MNFNFARVPQTIFNAKSIYTIDKLKLVEDADNILLVIGANSFRKTKQYHDILDKFKKCNIYETRVTGEPSPEVIDNEVGKYRQSNIQLVIAIGGGSVMDTGKAISAMLPQEESVMAYLEGVGEGKIHNGHKIPLIAIPTTSGTGSETTKNAVLSSVSKDGFKKSIRHDNFVPDVVIIDPELMVCCPAHITAASGMDTLTQLIGSYLSTKAFPMTDALAVSGIEYFAKSFMDVCSDEYDSVEKRGDMAYASYVSGITLANAGLGIVHGFASSVGGYVDIPHGVLCGTLLPEAVKLNIELLSKQNGNQYLKKYAKVGAIITGCDEKDIETSCKGLIDILEYWISELKIPRLNKFGLKENDLDVIVKKTSYKNNPIMLSNEQMKNILQSRL, encoded by the coding sequence ATGAATTTCAATTTCGCTAGAGTGCCACAAACTATTTTTAATGCTAAAAGTATATATACTATAGATAAACTTAAATTAGTTGAAGATGCAGACAATATATTACTTGTAATAGGGGCTAATTCATTTAGAAAGACTAAACAATATCATGACATACTAGATAAATTTAAAAAATGTAATATATATGAGACTAGAGTTACAGGTGAACCCTCTCCTGAAGTAATAGATAACGAAGTAGGTAAATACAGACAATCCAATATACAACTAGTTATCGCTATAGGCGGTGGAAGTGTAATGGACACAGGTAAGGCTATATCGGCAATGCTACCTCAAGAAGAATCTGTAATGGCATATTTGGAGGGAGTAGGAGAAGGTAAGATTCATAATGGACATAAGATTCCTCTAATAGCTATTCCCACAACTTCAGGAACAGGAAGTGAAACCACTAAAAATGCTGTCCTTAGCTCAGTGAGTAAAGATGGATTCAAAAAATCAATTAGACATGATAATTTTGTACCGGATGTAGTTATAATTGATCCAGAATTAATGGTTTGTTGTCCTGCTCATATAACAGCAGCTAGCGGAATGGATACTTTAACTCAATTGATAGGTTCTTATTTATCAACCAAAGCATTTCCTATGACAGATGCATTAGCTGTTTCTGGAATTGAATATTTTGCTAAATCTTTTATGGATGTTTGCTCAGATGAATACGACTCTGTGGAAAAAAGAGGCGATATGGCCTATGCATCTTATGTCTCAGGTATTACATTGGCAAATGCAGGGTTAGGTATTGTCCATGGTTTTGCTTCTAGTGTCGGAGGATATGTAGACATACCTCATGGAGTATTATGTGGAACTTTACTTCCAGAAGCTGTAAAACTTAATATTGAACTACTTAGTAAACAGAATGGTAATCAATACCTAAAAAAATATGCTAAAGTAGGTGCCATAATTACTGGATGTGATGAGAAGGATATAGAAACTTCTTGTAAGGGATTAATTGATATTTTAGAATATTGGATAAGTGAACTGAAGATTCCAAGACTTAATAAGTTCGGATTGAAAGAAAATGATTTAGATGTCATTGTTAAAAAGACTAGCTATAAAAACAATCCTATAATGCTTAGTAATGAGCAAATGAAAAATATACTTCAGTCTCGGTTATAG
- a CDS encoding flavodoxin family protein translates to MEDVKKLVVFYSLSGNTRFIAEEIKRHENADLLELKLDKEVGFLKFVRLIGRAMSRKKPELKSYNLDINNYGFIYIGTPIWASHNAPAINTFLTTNTIENKKIALFCCHAGRGNGRAFKNIKAKLQGNEFVGELEITNPIKRGKDKSIKKLFDWLDKINE, encoded by the coding sequence GTGGAAGATGTTAAGAAGTTAGTAGTATTTTATTCGTTAAGTGGAAATACTAGATTTATTGCTGAAGAAATAAAAAGACATGAGAATGCAGATTTATTAGAATTAAAACTTGATAAGGAAGTGGGATTCTTAAAATTTGTGCGCTTAATAGGTAGAGCTATGAGTAGGAAAAAACCAGAATTGAAATCATATAACCTTGATATTAATAACTATGGTTTTATTTATATTGGTACACCGATATGGGCTAGTCATAATGCACCTGCGATAAATACTTTTTTAACGACAAATACTATAGAAAACAAAAAAATAGCTTTATTTTGTTGCCATGCTGGTAGAGGCAATGGAAGAGCTTTTAAAAACATTAAAGCAAAACTGCAAGGAAATGAATTCGTTGGAGAATTAGAAATCACTAATCCAATAAAAAGAGGCAAAGATAAATCAATTAAAAAATTATTTGATTGGCTTGATAAGATAAATGAATGA
- a CDS encoding flavodoxin family protein, with translation MDNDKKLVVFYSLQGNTRFIAEEIKKNIGCDLLEIKLKKNIKSKGFMKYLIGGIQAITNKKPELLPYEINLDDYKTIIIGTPIWAGHFSPAINSFLSENEIRNKNIAAYCCFAGSGSGKAFKILKEILQDDNTFIGELEIQDPLKTDKDGVSLKVNKWLDKIMNKSVSA, from the coding sequence ATGGATAATGATAAAAAATTAGTAGTGTTTTATTCTTTACAAGGAAACACCAGATTTATTGCCGAGGAAATAAAAAAAAATATTGGTTGTGATTTATTGGAAATCAAACTGAAAAAAAATATAAAATCTAAAGGTTTCATGAAATATTTAATTGGGGGAATTCAAGCTATAACTAATAAAAAACCTGAGTTGCTACCATATGAAATTAATCTAGATGATTACAAAACAATAATTATTGGTACACCTATATGGGCAGGACATTTTTCACCAGCTATCAATTCCTTTTTATCAGAAAATGAAATAAGGAATAAAAATATTGCCGCATACTGTTGCTTTGCAGGTAGTGGTAGTGGCAAAGCATTCAAAATACTAAAGGAAATATTGCAAGATGATAATACATTTATTGGAGAACTGGAAATTCAAGATCCATTAAAAACTGATAAAGATGGAGTTTCTCTAAAAGTTAATAAGTGGTTGGATAAGATTATGAACAAATCGGTTAGTGCATAA
- a CDS encoding SOS response-associated peptidase: MCGRFVLTLDYNMLVDILKGRFDIENIKSQLDYIPRYNIAPSQQVLSVISNGINERIGYLKWGFIPSWSKDVKFNYKMINARSETIDNRPAYRKSFISRRCLILSNGFYEWKKDGTNKKPMFITLKNKNLFCMARLYNIYYTEKKEKISTCTILTTSPNELISSIHNRMPVILNKKDEKNWLNPQIKDSIYLKSLLQPYKTDEMQAIEVSSLVNSPKNDNPLCTNRFVHNLIQPLINF, translated from the coding sequence ATGTGTGGTCGTTTTGTTTTAACTTTAGATTATAATATGCTTGTTGATATTCTAAAGGGTAGATTCGATATTGAAAATATTAAGTCCCAACTTGACTATATACCACGGTATAACATTGCTCCAAGTCAACAAGTCCTTTCTGTTATAAGTAATGGTATTAATGAAAGAATAGGCTATTTAAAATGGGGATTCATTCCTTCATGGTCAAAAGACGTGAAATTCAATTATAAAATGATTAATGCCCGAAGTGAAACAATAGATAATAGACCTGCGTATAGAAAATCTTTTATAAGTAGAAGATGTTTAATATTATCTAATGGATTTTACGAATGGAAGAAAGATGGAACCAATAAAAAACCCATGTTCATTACTCTAAAAAACAAGAATCTTTTTTGTATGGCTAGACTATACAACATATATTATACTGAAAAAAAAGAAAAAATAAGTACATGTACAATTTTAACAACATCTCCTAATGAATTAATATCTTCCATACACAATAGGATGCCTGTAATCCTTAATAAAAAAGATGAGAAAAACTGGTTAAATCCTCAGATCAAAGATTCAATTTATTTAAAATCTTTATTGCAACCATATAAAACTGATGAGATGCAAGCAATAGAAGTATCCAGTTTAGTAAACTCACCTAAAAATGATAATCCATTATGCACTAACCGATTTGTTCATAATCTTATCCAACCACTTATTAACTTTTAG